GGCCGGACGGGTCGTGATCCTGTGCTGGATCGCCATCATCCTCGACGGGTTCGACCTTGTCGTGCTGGGCGCGGTGATCCCGACGCTCACCGGCGGGGCGATGCCCTTCATGACCGGGACCGAGGCGACCTTCATCGCCACCATCGGCCTTGTCGGCATGCTGTTCGGCGCGCTCGGCATCGGCGCTGCGACCGACCGGATCGGCCGCCGCCGCGCGCTGATCGGCGCGGTGGGCGCGTTTTCGGTGCTGGCGGCGCTGTGCGGCCTTGCGCAGACCCCGGCGCAGCTTGCCACCTTCCGCTTCCTTGCCGGGGTGGGTCTGGGCGGCTGCCTTCCCATCGCCATCGCCATGGCCTCGGAATTCTCGCAGGGGCAGGCCGGGCGCGCGGCGACGCGCGTGATGACGGGCTATCACATCGGGGCGGTGGCGACGGCGCTGCTCGGTCTCGTGCTGCTGCCGCTGACGGGCTGGCGCGGGATGTTTCTGGCCGGGGCGCTGCCGGGCCTTGCGCTGGTGCCGCTGATGCTGCGCCATCTGCCCGAAAGCCCGGCCTTCCTTCTGGCCCAAGGCCGCCGCGCCGAAGCCGAGGCCATCGCCCGCAGCCAAGGCATCACCCTGACCGAGCCGGAGACCGGGCCGAAACCGTCCATGCGCACGCTGATCGCGCCGGGCTTCCTGCGCACGACGCTGGCGATCTGGCTGACCTCGTTCATGGGGCTGCTGCTCGTCTATGGGCTGAACAGCTGGCTGCCCGCGCTGATGGTCGCGGCCGATTACGGGCTGGAACGGGGGCTGTGGCTGCTCCTGCTGCTGAATGCCGGGGCGATCTGCGGGCTGTTGGTCGCCGGTCAGGTCGGCGACCGGATCGGCCTGCGCCGCGCCACGATCCTGTGGTTCGCGGCGGGGGCGGTGCTGCTGGCGCTGCTGTCGTGGAAGATGCCGGTCGCGCTGCTCTATCCGGTGGTGTTCCTGACGGGGGCGCTCGTCTTCTCGGCGCAGGTGCTGGTCTATGCCTTCACGGCGCAGCGTTATCCGGCGGCGATCCGCGCCACCGCCATCGGCATGGCGGCGGGCGTCGGACGGCTGGGCGCGATCGCGGGGCCGCTGATCGGCGGCACGCTGGTGGCGATGGGCATCGGGCACCCGTGGGGCTTTTACGCCTTCGCGGTGGTCGGCTTCCTCGGCGCGCTGGCCATGTGCCTGACGACCTCGCCGCGGCGCTGATCCTGCGCCCCAAGGCCGCCGCGCAGCCATGCGGCGGCCACACCGACCGCGATCTGCTGGGGATGCTTGCCCAAGGCCGGATCGCCGATCGGGCAGGCGATCCGGTCCGGGTCCTGCCCAAGGGCCATCAGCCGCCGCCGGAACCGCGCCCATTTCGTGGCCGACCCGATCAGCCCCGCCGCGCCGAACCCATGCGCCAGCAGCCGGTGGCAGATCTCCAGATCGAGCGCGTGGGAGAATGTGAGCACCAGATGCTCCGCCCCCGCCGGCGCATGCGCCACGAGCCGCGCCGGATCCTCGGCCCAGATCGGGGT
This Falsirhodobacter algicola DNA region includes the following protein-coding sequences:
- a CDS encoding MFS transporter yields the protein MTTSPATSAFGPTAGRVVILCWIAIILDGFDLVVLGAVIPTLTGGAMPFMTGTEATFIATIGLVGMLFGALGIGAATDRIGRRRALIGAVGAFSVLAALCGLAQTPAQLATFRFLAGVGLGGCLPIAIAMASEFSQGQAGRAATRVMTGYHIGAVATALLGLVLLPLTGWRGMFLAGALPGLALVPLMLRHLPESPAFLLAQGRRAEAEAIARSQGITLTEPETGPKPSMRTLIAPGFLRTTLAIWLTSFMGLLLVYGLNSWLPALMVAADYGLERGLWLLLLLNAGAICGLLVAGQVGDRIGLRRATILWFAAGAVLLALLSWKMPVALLYPVVFLTGALVFSAQVLVYAFTAQRYPAAIRATAIGMAAGVGRLGAIAGPLIGGTLVAMGIGHPWGFYAFAVVGFLGALAMCLTTSPRR